In Streptomyces alboniger, the following are encoded in one genomic region:
- a CDS encoding TIGR03842 family LLM class F420-dependent oxidoreductase → MDFGLVLQTDPPASAVVGLMRRAERNGFRYGWTFDSTVLWQEPFVIYSRILEHTTRLTVGPMVTNPGTRTWEVTASTFATLNDMYGNRTVCGIGRGDSAMRVAGRRPNTLARLGEAIDVIRDLAEGREADVDGQRLRLPWVREGKLPVWMAAYGPKALALAGQRADGFILQLADPYLTEHMVKAVRDAAAAAGRDPGDVKICVAAPAYVGDDLAHAREQCRWFGGMVGNHVADLVTRYGEDSSVVPRSLTEYIKAREGYDYSHHGRAGNPDTAFVPDEIVDRFCLLGPVDSHLERLRELRELGVDQFALYAMHDAREEVIDAYGTSVIPQLT, encoded by the coding sequence GTGGATTTCGGACTTGTGCTGCAAACGGACCCGCCCGCCTCGGCGGTCGTCGGACTCATGCGGCGCGCGGAGCGCAACGGCTTCCGCTACGGCTGGACGTTCGACTCCACGGTTTTGTGGCAGGAGCCGTTCGTCATCTACAGCCGCATCCTCGAACACACCACGCGGCTGACGGTGGGCCCCATGGTCACCAACCCGGGCACCAGGACCTGGGAGGTCACCGCCTCCACGTTCGCCACGCTCAACGACATGTACGGCAACCGCACGGTCTGCGGCATCGGGCGCGGGGACTCCGCGATGCGCGTCGCGGGCCGCAGGCCGAACACGCTGGCCCGGCTCGGCGAGGCGATCGACGTCATCCGCGACCTCGCCGAGGGGCGCGAGGCGGACGTCGACGGGCAGCGGCTGCGGCTGCCCTGGGTGCGGGAGGGGAAGCTGCCGGTGTGGATGGCGGCGTACGGCCCCAAGGCGCTCGCGCTCGCCGGGCAGCGGGCGGACGGGTTCATCCTCCAGCTCGCCGACCCCTATCTGACCGAGCACATGGTGAAGGCCGTGCGGGACGCGGCGGCCGCGGCGGGGCGTGACCCGGGCGACGTGAAGATCTGCGTCGCGGCGCCCGCGTACGTCGGCGACGACCTCGCGCACGCCCGTGAGCAGTGCCGGTGGTTCGGCGGGATGGTCGGCAACCACGTCGCCGACCTGGTCACCAGGTACGGCGAGGACTCCTCCGTGGTGCCGCGCTCCCTCACCGAGTACATCAAGGCGCGGGAGGGCTACGACTACAGCCACCACGGGCGGGCCGGGAACCCGGACACGGCCTTCGTGCCCGACGAGATCGTCGACCGGTTCTGCCTCCTCGGCCCCGTCGACTCCCACCTCGAACGGCTGCGGGAGCTGAGGGAGTTGGGGGTCGACCAGTTCGCCCTGTACGCGATGCACGACGCCCGGGAGGAAGTGATCGACGCGTACGGCACGTCGGTCATCCCGCAGCTCACCTGA